The Thermococcus sp. M39 genome window below encodes:
- a CDS encoding TIGR00153 family protein, producing MQVWTKLFAKSPFKPLIKHAEVVLDTVETLERALELWYDKKYDEMEKVAIEVDNLEDIADRIKEEIRDSLTTKLFMPVNRNDILEYLHMQDKIADAAEDTAKWLLIKRPKEIPEEIKEIILKMGKESIKAAKLVHKAIVQMDTVIESGFSEKEIEKGYELIKEIESVESKIDGLDTKLMKLVFENEDKLSWGDGFYILNIARTLSNISDKAKDSAERIRLMMNK from the coding sequence ATGCAAGTTTGGACTAAGCTCTTTGCGAAAAGCCCATTTAAGCCTTTAATAAAACACGCTGAAGTCGTGTTAGATACTGTGGAAACTCTTGAGAGAGCCCTTGAGCTGTGGTATGATAAAAAATATGACGAAATGGAAAAAGTAGCGATTGAAGTTGACAACTTGGAAGATATTGCTGATAGAATTAAGGAAGAGATTAGAGACAGCTTAACGACAAAGCTCTTCATGCCAGTAAACAGAAATGACATTCTTGAGTACCTCCACATGCAGGATAAAATAGCAGATGCTGCTGAAGACACTGCAAAATGGCTGCTCATAAAGAGGCCCAAAGAGATTCCAGAAGAAATCAAAGAAATTATCTTGAAGATGGGGAAGGAAAGCATTAAAGCTGCAAAGCTCGTTCACAAAGCAATAGTCCAGATGGACACTGTAATTGAGAGCGGTTTTAGTGAAAAAGAGATTGAGAAGGGATATGAACTGATAAAGGAGATAGAGAGTGTTGAGAGCAAAATAGATGGACTTGATACGAAGCTCATGAAACTGGTTTTTGAGAACGAAGATAAACTCAGCTGGGGAGATGGGTTTTACATCTTAAACATAGCGAGAACGCTTAGCAACATCTCAGATAAGGCTAAGGACTCAGCTGAGAGAATAAGGCTTATGATGAACAAATGA
- a CDS encoding Lrp/AsnC family transcriptional regulator, protein MVTAFILMVTAAGKEREVMEKLLAMPEVKEAYVVYGEYDLIVKVETDTLKDLDQFITEKIRKMPEIQMTSTMIAI, encoded by the coding sequence ATGGTGACAGCATTTATTTTGATGGTTACAGCAGCAGGAAAGGAAAGGGAAGTTATGGAGAAACTTTTGGCCATGCCCGAAGTTAAAGAGGCTTATGTAGTTTACGGAGAGTACGATTTAATCGTTAAAGTTGAGACAGACACACTCAAGGACTTAGACCAGTTTATAACAGAAAAAATAAGAAAAATGCCCGAAATACAGATGACATCAACAATGATTGCAATCTGA
- a CDS encoding serine/threonine protein kinase gives MIEHLISREKLEQFKRFMREKGIEELTFYSKGITSLVFLGKFQGKKVIVKLEREDTPRKNFKREAEILKLLEGHSITPELINYGIFEGKEYLVREFAEGEPLLYADVEKHHLIEIAKKTHKLDVLGIDHGQIQGGKHIIIGEAVWIIDFEKASTRRKPKNLTSAMAMLFLNENVISKRIREKFEINKEFLAELRKALREYKESKNVKKILTLISSL, from the coding sequence ATGATTGAGCATTTGATCAGCAGAGAAAAACTAGAGCAGTTCAAGAGATTCATGAGAGAAAAGGGCATAGAAGAGCTAACCTTTTATTCAAAGGGAATCACAAGCCTAGTTTTTCTTGGAAAATTCCAAGGGAAGAAGGTTATTGTGAAGCTTGAGAGAGAAGATACTCCACGCAAAAATTTCAAACGAGAGGCAGAGATCTTGAAATTGCTCGAAGGACATAGTATAACTCCAGAACTTATAAACTATGGGATCTTTGAAGGAAAGGAGTACTTAGTGAGAGAGTTTGCTGAGGGAGAACCTCTGCTGTATGCAGATGTTGAAAAACACCATTTAATCGAAATTGCAAAAAAGACTCATAAACTCGATGTTCTTGGTATAGATCATGGGCAGATTCAAGGGGGAAAGCATATTATAATTGGGGAAGCTGTGTGGATAATTGACTTTGAAAAAGCCAGCACGAGGAGAAAGCCCAAGAACTTAACATCTGCCATGGCAATGCTGTTTTTGAATGAAAATGTTATATCAAAGAGAATTCGAGAGAAATTTGAGATAAATAAGGAATTCTTAGCAGAATTAAGAAAAGCTTTAAGGGAATATAAAGAAAGCAAAAATGTCAAAAAGATTTTAACTCTTATTTCCAGCCTTTAA